The following coding sequences lie in one Candidatus Binatia bacterium genomic window:
- a CDS encoding DUF4340 domain-containing protein has translation MTPGRQSLVALAVIAASALATWIAWRMAPPPPPPPSAEVKAVFDFAPSAVRAIDVRSWQGAIVARRTNGHWEVLAVRNARADAEDAAGLTPPSQAEIDQTLDTLVREIVTLPEIDRFPLQAGALRDFGLEDPQATIVLQLESGEERTLQIGQLTTSTAALYARVLPSSDVLQVGTLVFNDIAAALYRLRALQETQVGGDA, from the coding sequence GTGACGCCCGGACGGCAGAGCCTCGTTGCGCTCGCGGTGATCGCGGCGTCCGCGCTCGCGACCTGGATCGCCTGGCGGATGGCGCCGCCGCCACCGCCGCCGCCGTCCGCCGAGGTGAAGGCCGTGTTCGACTTCGCGCCGAGCGCGGTGCGCGCGATCGACGTGCGGAGCTGGCAGGGCGCGATCGTCGCGCGGCGGACGAACGGCCACTGGGAGGTGCTCGCGGTGCGCAACGCGCGCGCCGACGCCGAAGACGCAGCCGGGCTCACTCCGCCCTCGCAGGCGGAGATCGACCAGACGCTCGACACGCTGGTGCGCGAGATCGTCACCCTGCCGGAGATCGACCGCTTCCCGTTGCAGGCGGGCGCGCTGCGCGACTTCGGCCTCGAGGATCCGCAGGCGACGATCGTCCTGCAGCTCGAGTCGGGCGAGGAGCGCACGCTGCAGATCGGACAGCTCACGACGAGCACGGCGGCGCTCTACGCGCGCGTCCTGCCGTCGAGCGACGTGCTGCAGGTCGGCACGCTGGTGTTCAACGACATCGCGGCGGCGCTCTACCGGCTGCGCGCGCTGCAAGAGACGCAGGTCGGAGGTGACGCGTGA
- a CDS encoding GldG family protein, producing the protein MSKRLAHWIAFALSLAAVLSVAVAVQSFAELANRRFDLTLTQRLSLSPYSLSVLEEVKAPLRIEYYYERGERQRAHDLLEMVRDHCRMCSYELIDLDRNPGRAKEHRVDHYDRAVLRYEGREIVTGAGNEEALIGGIARILHEKPRVLYFVTGHREREIAPGKDENLGRAAQVLRTEGYVVETLGLLDLREVPADASAVILAGPELDLVESELEALTTYLQRGGAVLVMVDPVRLPRLEEWVARWGLRLGDDVVIDRANRVYGSDGTNVVVPYYRDHEATRTMDVPSVLGRARSVSLTGDARDDGGGPATIVARSANESFAAQDASRTRAGEVTFDESRDRPGPIGVMGVAVIGSEPGVVGRLAVIGDADFASDSFLSLLGNKDLLVNTVGWLVQERAQGARPQMQQTQLGPMSPLYVSDELARVIFAVTVVAQPALVLLVGLVVVIGRRRRR; encoded by the coding sequence TTGAGCAAGCGTCTCGCGCACTGGATCGCGTTCGCGCTGTCGCTCGCGGCGGTGCTGTCGGTCGCGGTGGCCGTGCAGTCGTTCGCCGAGCTCGCGAACCGCCGCTTCGACTTGACGCTGACCCAGCGGCTGTCGCTGTCGCCGTACTCGCTGTCCGTGCTCGAGGAGGTCAAGGCGCCGCTGCGCATCGAGTACTACTACGAGCGCGGCGAGCGGCAGCGCGCGCACGACCTGCTCGAGATGGTGCGCGACCACTGCCGCATGTGCAGCTACGAGCTGATCGACCTCGACCGCAATCCCGGCCGCGCGAAGGAGCACCGCGTCGATCACTACGACCGTGCCGTGCTGCGCTACGAGGGGCGCGAGATCGTCACCGGCGCGGGCAACGAGGAGGCCCTGATCGGCGGCATCGCGCGCATCCTGCACGAGAAGCCGCGCGTCCTGTACTTCGTCACCGGACACCGCGAGCGCGAGATCGCGCCGGGCAAGGACGAGAACCTCGGACGCGCGGCGCAGGTGCTGCGCACCGAAGGCTACGTCGTCGAGACGCTCGGCCTGCTCGACCTGCGCGAGGTGCCGGCGGACGCGAGCGCCGTGATCCTCGCCGGGCCGGAGCTCGACCTGGTCGAGAGCGAGCTCGAAGCGCTGACGACGTACCTGCAGCGCGGCGGCGCGGTCCTCGTGATGGTCGATCCCGTGCGGCTGCCGCGGCTCGAGGAGTGGGTCGCGCGCTGGGGCCTCCGGCTCGGCGACGACGTCGTCATCGACCGCGCGAACCGCGTCTACGGCAGCGACGGCACGAACGTGGTCGTGCCGTACTACCGCGACCACGAGGCGACGCGGACGATGGACGTGCCGTCGGTGCTCGGTCGCGCGCGCTCGGTGTCGCTCACCGGCGACGCGCGCGACGACGGCGGCGGCCCGGCGACGATCGTCGCGCGCTCGGCGAACGAGAGCTTCGCCGCGCAGGACGCGTCGCGCACGCGCGCCGGCGAGGTGACGTTCGACGAGAGCCGCGACCGCCCCGGGCCGATCGGCGTGATGGGCGTCGCGGTGATCGGAAGCGAGCCGGGCGTGGTGGGACGCCTCGCGGTGATCGGCGACGCCGACTTCGCGAGCGACTCCTTCCTGTCGCTGCTCGGCAACAAGGATCTGCTGGTCAACACCGTCGGCTGGCTCGTGCAGGAGCGCGCGCAGGGTGCGCGGCCGCAGATGCAGCAGACGCAGCTCGGGCCGATGTCGCCGCTCTACGTGTCGGACGAGCTCGCGCGCGTGATCTTCGCCGTCACGGTCGTCGCGCAGCCGGCGCTCGTGCTGCTGGTCGGGCTGGTGGTGGTGATCGGCCGCCGCCGACGTCGCTGA
- a CDS encoding ABC transporter permease subunit: MIAVLRKELVTYFSSLLAYVVITLFLAVTGFYFYSNLSFFLLSGGFDVARGLWQFQLHDMRQIMLTLLPLLTMRLFAEERRLGTLELLWTYPLRDVEIVLGKYFASLIVLGLMLLPTLVYPLLLLPAHAPIAFGALVAGYVGLFLLGAAFLACGTLVSSLTDSQVLAAAVTFTLLLLFWMMTWNQAAVGAPVLTVLQPLSLFDRFYTFSRGGIDTRDVTFLILFSIVFLTWTVLALGSRRWRGVR; this comes from the coding sequence ATGATCGCGGTGCTGCGCAAGGAGCTGGTGACGTACTTCAGCTCGCTGCTCGCCTACGTCGTCATCACGCTGTTCCTCGCGGTGACGGGCTTCTACTTCTACTCGAACCTCTCGTTCTTCCTGCTGAGCGGCGGCTTCGACGTCGCGCGCGGCCTCTGGCAGTTCCAGCTCCACGACATGCGGCAGATCATGCTGACGCTGCTGCCGCTGCTCACCATGCGGCTCTTCGCCGAGGAGCGACGGCTCGGGACGCTCGAGCTCTTGTGGACGTACCCGCTGCGCGACGTCGAGATCGTGCTCGGCAAATACTTCGCGTCGCTGATCGTCCTCGGCCTGATGCTGCTGCCGACGCTGGTCTACCCGTTGCTGCTGCTGCCGGCGCACGCGCCGATCGCGTTCGGAGCGCTCGTCGCCGGGTACGTCGGGCTGTTCCTGCTCGGCGCGGCGTTCCTCGCCTGCGGCACTCTGGTGTCGTCGCTCACCGACAGCCAGGTGCTCGCGGCCGCGGTCACCTTCACGCTGCTGCTGCTGTTCTGGATGATGACCTGGAACCAGGCCGCGGTCGGCGCGCCGGTGCTGACCGTGCTGCAACCGCTGTCGCTGTTCGACCGCTTCTACACCTTCTCGCGCGGCGGCATCGACACGCGCGACGTCACCTTCCTGATCCTGTTCAGCATCGTCTTCCTCACTTGGACGGTGCTCGCGCTCGGCTCGCGGCGCTGGCGGGGCGTGCGGTGA
- a CDS encoding ABC transporter ATP-binding protein, producing the protein MIEVAHLTKEFGDFTAVEDVSFTVEAGECVGFLGPNGAGKTTTMRVIAGIFPPTRGTVRVAGYDVQREPSAARRLVGYFPENAPYYPEMSVEGYLAFVARAKRLPRGAQRSEIERVLRACGLGEVRRRLVGKLSKGFRQRVGIAQALLGDPQVLILDEATSGLDPEQVTGIRELVKSLRGQRTIVFSSHILSEVSQVAQRVVIINRGRVVAEDTPEGLARRIEGAVRVWLRADGPASDVRETIAAVPGVRDLEDGDGRWRFHANDEATIREVSRAVTARGFVILELTRESLSLEEIFLRLVRVDGPGSRAGESNAA; encoded by the coding sequence ATGATCGAGGTAGCCCACCTCACCAAGGAGTTTGGCGACTTCACCGCCGTCGAGGACGTGAGCTTCACCGTCGAGGCCGGCGAGTGCGTCGGCTTCCTCGGCCCGAACGGCGCCGGCAAGACGACCACCATGCGTGTCATCGCGGGCATCTTCCCGCCGACGCGCGGCACGGTGCGCGTCGCGGGGTACGACGTGCAGCGCGAGCCGAGCGCGGCGCGCCGCCTGGTCGGCTACTTCCCGGAGAACGCGCCGTACTACCCGGAGATGAGCGTCGAGGGCTACCTCGCGTTCGTCGCGCGCGCGAAGCGTCTGCCGCGCGGCGCGCAGCGCTCCGAGATCGAGCGCGTGCTGCGCGCCTGTGGCCTCGGCGAGGTGCGGCGGCGGCTCGTCGGCAAGCTCAGCAAGGGCTTCCGCCAGCGCGTCGGCATCGCGCAGGCGCTGCTCGGCGACCCGCAGGTGCTGATCCTCGACGAGGCGACCTCCGGCCTCGACCCCGAGCAGGTGACCGGCATCCGCGAGCTCGTGAAGAGCCTGCGCGGCCAGCGCACGATCGTCTTCTCGAGCCACATCCTGTCGGAGGTGAGCCAGGTCGCGCAGCGGGTGGTGATCATCAACCGCGGACGGGTCGTCGCGGAGGACACGCCGGAAGGCCTCGCGCGACGCATCGAGGGCGCGGTGCGCGTCTGGCTGCGCGCCGACGGACCTGCGTCGGACGTGCGCGAGACCATCGCCGCCGTACCGGGCGTGCGCGACCTCGAGGACGGCGACGGACGCTGGCGCTTCCACGCGAACGACGAGGCGACCATCCGCGAGGTGTCGCGCGCGGTCACGGCGCGCGGCTTCGTCATTCTGGAATTGACGCGCGAGTCGCTGTCGCTCGAGGAGATCTTCCTGCGCCTGGTGCGCGTCGACGGTCCGGGCTCGCGCGCGGGGGAGTCGAACGCGGCATGA
- a CDS encoding YciI family protein: MQALSKAEFEALAAECRRHDEELNRTGRVRAVESLEWDTRTLRPRGGKTVVTDGPFAEAKEQVGSILVIEAEDVDDPVRIASLHPAAQLGEDLGWWIELRPIAAGCHP, encoded by the coding sequence GTGCAAGCTCTGTCCAAGGCCGAGTTCGAGGCCCTCGCGGCCGAGTGCCGCCGGCACGACGAGGAGCTGAACCGTACGGGCCGCGTGCGGGCGGTCGAGAGCCTCGAGTGGGACACCCGAACGCTCCGGCCGCGCGGCGGCAAGACGGTCGTCACCGACGGTCCGTTCGCCGAGGCCAAGGAGCAGGTCGGCTCGATCCTGGTGATCGAGGCCGAGGACGTGGACGACCCGGTGCGGATCGCGTCGCTGCACCCGGCGGCGCAGCTCGGCGAGGACCTGGGCTGGTGGATCGAGCTGCGGCCGATCGCCGCGGGGTGCCATCCGTAG
- the glgA gene encoding glycogen synthase GlgA, which produces MLASEAVPYVKTGGLGDVMGALPAALAREGLEVSLLLPLYRGLRARFADAGVGPLAVRMHDGVEQAAVLRALDEPPGVRVFAIAGDRYFDRPYLYGEPTGDYADNARRFAYFCRAALAAIDALGLAPDVIHCHDWQTALVPVYLRAGIADGDAAARAARRLADAAVVLTLHNAGYQGVFPAADFAVAGLPRRLFAIEGVEFHGRVNFLKGGIRFADHVATVSPRYAREIRTAEQGAGLEGVLLERVGELTGILNGIDDEVWNPATDPHLVARYSADDLQGKRRCKADLILECELEGGLDEPIVAMISRLAAQKGFDILLPALPSLLERGIRVVILGRGDPRITASLRELASRYAGKLAFREAFDEPLAHRILAGADMLLMPSRYEPCGLNQMMGLRYGTVPIVRATGGLVDTVLDMAAAPQHATGFWFEDHTSQALEDAVWRAVGTYRQSHETWRALMLRGMARDFSWKHSAVRYAHLYRRVVARRREGTGGAPRIRFGTAGWRAQIADGFTGPVLRAVSQAIAEHVLESPTPALAQRGILVAHDTRFLGGELAAQAAGVLAANDVPVLWSRAPLPMPAVSYAIARRDLAGALTVTAGNEPGAWNGVRFSPAGGGPARPEIAADLEARANAWLARGRMVDALPEQAARRIGLWRDQDVSALYLEGVARQIDVATIRASGLRVAVDLLWGTGRGYLDRLLGEWGVLGTLLHGDPDPYFGGGRPEPGEATLAALARAVAGGHALGLAIDAGAEGFGVVDADGALVPQDRIVALLLDYLCETRPHLPRKVARSVATSHLIDAVAAARGLEVVETPVGFEHVGELLARGEVLLGCDASGGLSIVGHVPDRDGILASLLVTEMLALRRRSLRDMLAQLEREVGPRVLLRRELSSTEEARERLAQRLADPPDDLGPFAVRRVVTLDGLKLVLDGERWVLLRPSRSEPLLHLHAEAPSEREAVLLLDEAQRQLVGE; this is translated from the coding sequence ATGCTTGCCTCCGAGGCCGTGCCGTACGTCAAGACGGGCGGCCTCGGCGACGTGATGGGTGCGCTGCCCGCGGCGCTCGCGCGCGAGGGGCTCGAGGTGTCGCTGCTGCTGCCGCTCTACCGCGGCCTGCGCGCGCGCTTCGCCGACGCCGGCGTCGGGCCGCTCGCCGTGCGCATGCACGACGGCGTCGAGCAGGCCGCGGTGCTGCGCGCGCTCGACGAGCCGCCCGGGGTGCGCGTCTTCGCGATCGCCGGCGACCGCTACTTCGACCGGCCGTATCTCTACGGCGAGCCGACCGGCGACTACGCCGACAACGCGCGCCGCTTCGCGTACTTCTGCCGCGCCGCGCTCGCCGCGATCGACGCGCTCGGGCTCGCGCCGGACGTGATCCACTGCCACGACTGGCAGACGGCGCTGGTGCCGGTCTACCTGCGCGCCGGCATCGCCGACGGCGACGCGGCGGCGCGCGCCGCGCGCCGCTTGGCGGACGCCGCCGTCGTCTTGACGCTGCACAACGCCGGCTACCAGGGCGTCTTCCCGGCCGCGGACTTCGCCGTCGCCGGCTTGCCGCGACGGCTGTTCGCCATCGAGGGCGTCGAGTTCCACGGCCGCGTCAACTTCCTGAAGGGCGGCATCCGCTTCGCGGACCACGTCGCCACCGTGAGCCCGCGCTACGCGCGCGAGATCCGCACCGCGGAGCAGGGCGCCGGGCTCGAGGGCGTGCTGCTCGAGCGGGTCGGCGAGCTGACCGGCATCCTGAACGGCATCGACGACGAGGTGTGGAACCCCGCGACCGATCCGCACCTCGTCGCGCGCTACTCGGCCGACGACCTGCAGGGCAAGCGGCGCTGCAAGGCGGATCTGATCCTCGAGTGCGAGCTCGAGGGTGGGCTCGACGAGCCGATCGTCGCGATGATCTCGCGCCTCGCGGCGCAGAAGGGCTTCGACATCCTGCTGCCGGCGCTGCCGTCGCTGCTCGAGCGCGGGATCCGCGTGGTGATCCTCGGCCGCGGCGACCCGCGCATCACGGCGTCGCTGCGCGAGCTCGCTTCCCGCTACGCGGGCAAGCTCGCCTTCCGCGAGGCCTTCGACGAGCCGCTCGCGCACCGCATCCTCGCCGGCGCCGACATGCTGCTGATGCCGTCGCGCTACGAGCCCTGCGGGCTCAACCAGATGATGGGTCTGCGCTACGGCACGGTGCCGATCGTGCGCGCGACCGGCGGGCTCGTCGACACGGTGCTCGACATGGCCGCGGCGCCGCAGCACGCGACCGGCTTCTGGTTCGAGGACCACACGAGCCAGGCGCTCGAGGACGCGGTGTGGCGCGCGGTCGGGACCTATCGTCAATCACACGAGACGTGGCGCGCGCTGATGCTGCGCGGCATGGCCAGGGACTTCTCCTGGAAGCACTCCGCAGTGCGCTACGCGCACCTCTACCGCCGCGTCGTCGCGCGCAGGCGCGAGGGAACGGGCGGCGCGCCGCGCATCCGCTTCGGCACCGCAGGCTGGCGCGCGCAGATCGCCGACGGCTTCACGGGGCCGGTGCTGCGCGCCGTGAGCCAGGCGATCGCCGAGCACGTGCTCGAGTCGCCGACGCCGGCGCTCGCGCAGCGCGGCATCCTGGTCGCGCACGACACGCGCTTTCTCGGCGGCGAGCTCGCCGCGCAGGCGGCCGGCGTGCTCGCGGCGAACGACGTCCCGGTGCTGTGGAGCCGCGCGCCGCTGCCGATGCCGGCGGTGTCGTACGCGATCGCGCGGCGCGATCTCGCGGGCGCCTTGACCGTGACGGCGGGCAACGAGCCGGGCGCGTGGAACGGCGTCCGGTTCTCGCCGGCGGGCGGCGGACCGGCGCGTCCCGAGATCGCCGCGGACCTCGAAGCGCGCGCCAACGCGTGGCTCGCGCGCGGACGCATGGTCGACGCGCTGCCCGAGCAGGCCGCGCGCCGGATCGGCCTCTGGCGCGACCAGGACGTGAGCGCGCTCTACCTCGAAGGCGTGGCGCGGCAGATCGACGTCGCGACCATCCGCGCGAGCGGGCTGCGCGTCGCGGTCGACCTGCTGTGGGGCACGGGACGCGGCTACCTCGATCGGCTGCTCGGCGAGTGGGGTGTGCTCGGCACGCTGCTGCACGGCGACCCGGATCCGTACTTCGGCGGCGGCAGGCCCGAGCCCGGCGAGGCGACGCTCGCGGCGCTCGCGCGCGCGGTCGCGGGTGGCCACGCGCTCGGCCTCGCGATCGACGCCGGCGCGGAAGGGTTCGGCGTCGTCGATGCGGACGGCGCGCTCGTGCCGCAGGATCGGATCGTCGCGCTGCTCCTCGACTACCTCTGCGAGACGCGGCCGCACCTGCCGCGCAAGGTCGCGCGCAGCGTCGCGACGAGCCACCTGATCGACGCGGTCGCCGCGGCGCGCGGCCTCGAGGTGGTCGAGACGCCGGTCGGCTTCGAGCACGTCGGCGAGCTGCTCGCGCGCGGCGAGGTCCTGCTCGGCTGCGACGCGTCGGGCGGGCTCTCGATCGTCGGCCACGTGCCGGACCGGGACGGCATCCTCGCCAGCCTGCTGGTGACCGAGATGTTGGCGCTGCGGCGCAGGTCGCTGCGCGACATGCTGGCGCAGCTCGAGCGCGAGGTCGGTCCGCGCGTCCTGCTGCGGCGCGAGCTGAGCTCGACGGAGGAGGCGAGGGAGCGCCTCGCGCAGCGTCTCGCCGATCCGCCGGACGACCTCGGTCCGTTCGCGGTGCGCCGCGTGGTGACGCTGGACGGGCTGAAGCTCGTGCTCGACGGCGAGCGCTGGGTGCTGCTGCGGCCGTCGAGGAGCGAGCCGCTGCTGCATCTGCACGCCGAGGCGCCGAGCGAGCGCGAGGCCGTGCTGCTGCTCGACGAGGCACAGCGCCAGCTCGTCGGCGAGTAG
- a CDS encoding NAD(P)-dependent oxidoreductase has product MKAFLTASFDAASLARLEKLMPVHVEDWRVTKNLFFDGAQFAKRIREEGCDVVIVEADLVHRDVLDAVDLKIIGACRGEPVNVDIALATERGIPVFHTPARNADAVADLTLCFMLTLARHVYDAVSFVKNGENRFGDASDFLKMYEAMTGVELYGRTVGLIGFGAIGQRVARRVLAFGARVLAYDPFVPDEAFERIGAARGELDDVLRAADFLSLHVPDVPQTKGMLGERELGLLKEGVYFVNTARAAAVEEEPLYQALASKRIRAAALDVFWNEPVQPDNRFVKLPNVIATPHIGGATVDVIAHQGEMMCQSIEAYLRGEEPPYIANPEVLASARRR; this is encoded by the coding sequence GTGAAGGCGTTTCTCACCGCGTCGTTCGACGCGGCGAGCCTCGCGCGGCTCGAGAAGCTCATGCCGGTCCACGTCGAGGACTGGCGCGTCACCAAGAACCTGTTCTTCGACGGCGCGCAGTTCGCGAAGCGCATCCGTGAGGAAGGCTGCGACGTCGTCATCGTCGAAGCCGATCTCGTGCACCGCGACGTGCTCGACGCGGTCGATCTGAAGATCATCGGCGCCTGCCGCGGCGAGCCGGTCAACGTCGACATCGCGCTCGCGACCGAGAGGGGCATCCCGGTCTTCCACACGCCGGCGCGCAACGCCGACGCGGTCGCCGACCTGACGCTGTGCTTCATGCTGACGCTCGCGCGCCACGTCTACGACGCGGTGTCGTTTGTCAAGAACGGAGAGAATCGCTTCGGCGACGCGAGCGACTTCCTGAAGATGTACGAGGCGATGACGGGCGTCGAGCTCTACGGACGCACCGTCGGCCTGATCGGCTTCGGCGCGATCGGACAGCGGGTCGCGCGTCGCGTGCTCGCGTTCGGCGCCCGCGTCCTCGCCTACGATCCGTTCGTGCCGGACGAGGCGTTCGAGCGCATCGGTGCGGCGCGCGGCGAGCTCGACGACGTGCTGCGCGCCGCGGACTTCCTGTCGCTGCACGTGCCCGACGTCCCGCAGACCAAGGGCATGCTCGGCGAGCGCGAGCTGGGGCTCCTCAAGGAGGGCGTCTACTTCGTCAACACCGCGCGCGCCGCGGCCGTCGAGGAGGAGCCGCTCTACCAGGCGCTCGCCAGCAAGCGCATCCGCGCCGCGGCGCTCGACGTCTTCTGGAACGAGCCCGTGCAGCCCGACAACCGCTTCGTCAAGCTGCCGAACGTGATCGCGACGCCGCACATCGGCGGCGCGACGGTCGACGTCATCGCCCACCAGGGCGAGATGATGTGCCAGTCGATCGAGGCGTACCTGCGCGGCGAGGAGCCGCCCTACATCGCGAACCCCGAGGTCCTGGCGAGCGCGCGTCGCCGCTAG
- a CDS encoding TetR/AcrR family transcriptional regulator — protein sequence MKSALDKVREAPGSTKARILAAAQEVFAAKGFEGASTREIAARAEVNISSLHYHWESKERLYLAIFERILQQLVDLLRDEIVIPESPEDARAVVERAMGLTFDFYVENPTVPRLLMRRLMESDLVEPSEMRATLAPNWKQFAEWVRSFTANRLSEKDLSFFMLTVQSVLFVSMLDTPFVREMLGGSIQDPEVRARVRGQIVRLVETLIGLDGLQEGAKGGGRE from the coding sequence GTGAAGTCTGCTCTTGACAAGGTGCGCGAGGCGCCGGGCTCGACCAAGGCGCGCATCCTCGCCGCGGCGCAGGAGGTCTTCGCGGCCAAGGGCTTCGAGGGCGCGTCGACGCGCGAGATCGCGGCGCGCGCCGAGGTCAACATCTCGAGCCTGCACTACCACTGGGAGTCGAAGGAGCGGCTCTACCTCGCGATCTTCGAGCGCATCCTCCAGCAGCTCGTCGATCTGCTGCGCGACGAGATCGTGATTCCCGAGTCGCCGGAGGACGCGCGCGCGGTGGTCGAGCGCGCGATGGGTCTGACCTTCGACTTCTACGTCGAGAATCCGACCGTTCCGCGACTCCTCATGCGCCGCCTCATGGAGTCGGATCTGGTCGAGCCTTCGGAGATGCGCGCGACGCTCGCGCCGAACTGGAAGCAGTTCGCCGAGTGGGTGCGGTCGTTCACCGCCAACCGCCTGTCCGAGAAGGACCTCTCGTTCTTCATGCTGACGGTGCAGTCGGTGCTCTTCGTGTCGATGCTCGACACGCCGTTCGTCCGCGAGATGCTCGGCGGCAGCATCCAGGATCCGGAGGTCCGCGCGCGCGTGCGCGGGCAGATCGTTCGCCTCGTCGAGACGCTCATCGGGCTCGACGGTCTGCAGGAGGGAGCCAAAGGGGGCGGCCGAGAGTGA
- a CDS encoding lysophospholipid acyltransferase family protein, which produces MSAAPRRHKKPISPVRAWMEYQGVRLLLGSLRRLPLERASDAMARLVGGGMLITRRWREIGLDNLRRAFPERDEAWCRETLRASFANLGRLAAEVAWFDDLRPGNIHERVGFADAESERIWHERVNAGRAIVATGHFGNWELFAQAQGLMGHPIHIVHRPLRNPRLDDLLNQLRSRAGTDVIYKHAAAREIIRLLRNDAMIAIPIDQHQPGAEGVPIPFFGRPAATTPGPARLAQLTRSPIAVAVLVRRGTSIRHDILIRPPLDPPERGHAALLEVMTRLNRDFEEIVRRYPEQWLWMHRRWRLD; this is translated from the coding sequence GTGAGCGCGGCGCCGCGGCGTCACAAGAAGCCGATCTCGCCGGTGCGCGCCTGGATGGAGTACCAGGGCGTGCGCCTGCTGCTCGGAAGCCTGCGTCGCCTGCCGCTCGAGCGCGCGAGCGACGCGATGGCGCGTCTCGTCGGCGGCGGCATGCTGATCACGCGGCGCTGGCGCGAGATCGGTCTCGACAACCTGCGGCGCGCCTTCCCGGAGCGCGACGAGGCCTGGTGTCGCGAGACTCTGCGCGCGTCGTTCGCGAACCTCGGCCGGCTCGCCGCCGAGGTCGCGTGGTTCGACGACCTCCGTCCGGGCAACATCCACGAGCGCGTCGGCTTCGCCGACGCCGAGTCCGAGCGCATCTGGCACGAGCGCGTCAACGCCGGGCGGGCGATCGTCGCGACCGGACACTTCGGCAACTGGGAGCTCTTCGCGCAGGCGCAGGGCCTGATGGGCCACCCGATCCACATCGTGCACCGGCCGCTGCGCAACCCGCGGCTCGACGACCTGCTGAACCAGCTCCGCTCCCGCGCCGGCACGGACGTCATCTACAAGCACGCCGCGGCGCGCGAGATCATCCGGCTGCTGCGCAACGACGCGATGATCGCGATCCCGATCGACCAGCATCAGCCCGGCGCCGAGGGGGTCCCGATCCCGTTCTTCGGGCGTCCGGCGGCCACGACGCCGGGTCCCGCGCGGCTCGCGCAGCTCACGCGCTCGCCGATCGCGGTCGCGGTGCTGGTGCGGCGCGGCACGAGCATCCGGCACGACATCCTGATCCGCCCGCCGCTCGACCCGCCGGAGCGGGGCCATGCGGCGCTGCTCGAGGTGATGACGCGCCTCAACCGAGACTTCGAGGAGATCGTGCGCCGCTACCCCGAGCAGTGGCTGTGGATGCACCGCCGCTGGCGGCTCGACTGA
- a CDS encoding PHP-associated domain-containing protein yields the protein MILDLHLHSEASDDSRAPVEAYLKILMRKRAERPLDGFVLTEHRKFDPHADYRHLEDKYGFRILRGAEVETEYGHILIYGVNADILRRFDFSNVRLPAQEVITEVARMGGIAVPCHPGRANVGLCAHYETKPPLEGVVAVEALNGGSKAAENERVKDLMAQYGYHGFGGSDSHLVSFIGICATEFEDDIADEQDLVEALKRGRYRAVDFRQRRAATGDAAGAAS from the coding sequence GTGATCCTAGATCTGCATCTCCACTCGGAGGCCAGCGACGACAGCCGCGCGCCCGTCGAGGCCTACCTCAAGATCCTCATGCGCAAGCGCGCCGAGCGTCCGCTCGATGGCTTCGTGCTCACCGAGCACCGCAAGTTCGACCCGCACGCCGACTACCGCCACCTCGAGGACAAGTACGGGTTTCGCATCCTGCGCGGCGCCGAGGTCGAGACCGAGTACGGGCACATCCTGATCTACGGCGTCAATGCCGACATCCTGCGCCGCTTCGACTTCTCGAACGTCCGCCTGCCGGCGCAGGAGGTGATCACCGAGGTCGCGCGCATGGGCGGCATCGCGGTGCCGTGCCACCCCGGACGCGCGAACGTCGGGCTGTGCGCGCACTACGAGACCAAGCCGCCGCTCGAGGGCGTGGTCGCGGTCGAGGCGCTGAACGGCGGCAGCAAGGCCGCCGAGAACGAGCGCGTCAAGGACCTGATGGCGCAGTACGGCTACCACGGCTTCGGCGGCAGCGACTCGCACCTGGTGAGCTTCATCGGCATCTGCGCGACCGAGTTCGAAGACGACATCGCCGACGAGCAGGACCTGGTCGAGGCGCTGAAGCGCGGCCGCTACCGCGCCGTCGACTTCCGTCAGCGCCGCGCCGCGACCGGCGACGCCGCAGGGGCGGCGAGCTGA
- a CDS encoding Zn-ribbon domain-containing OB-fold protein, which yields MEKEKTYKKPIPRIDEESKGFWEACRRHELVLQRCTSCNTLRYHPRAVCPQCLSSDASWERMSGRGTVYTFTVTYQNQAPGFRDELPYVLAYVTLDEGIQMLTNIVGCPPDEVRIGMPVEVTFEDVNDEIAIPRFKPVASE from the coding sequence GTGGAGAAGGAGAAGACGTACAAGAAGCCGATCCCGCGCATCGACGAGGAGTCGAAGGGCTTCTGGGAGGCGTGCCGGCGTCACGAGCTCGTGCTACAGCGCTGCACGTCGTGCAACACGCTGCGCTACCACCCGCGCGCCGTGTGTCCGCAGTGTCTGTCGAGCGACGCGAGCTGGGAGCGCATGAGCGGCCGCGGCACGGTCTACACCTTCACCGTCACCTATCAGAACCAGGCGCCCGGCTTCCGCGACGAGTTGCCTTACGTGCTCGCGTACGTGACACTCGACGAAGGCATCCAGATGCTCACCAACATCGTCGGCTGCCCGCCGGACGAGGTGCGGATCGGCATGCCGGTCGAGGTGACGTTCGAGGACGTGAACGACGAGATCGCGATCCCGCGCTTCAAGCCGGTCGCGAGCGAGTAG